Proteins from a single region of Alphaproteobacteria bacterium LSUCC0719:
- the pgk gene encoding phosphoglycerate kinase, which yields MDAPFLFVDKVETAGRRCLVRLDLNVPLADGKVTDDTRIRRILPGLDALRKSGARLVLLTHLGRPKGRVAPEFSVAPVAAHLAALLGCPVPVEPDLLGQGGRDAVAALADGDVVMMENLRFHAGEEANDPAFAAALAELGDIYVGDAFSCTHRAHASVDALPRMMSVATAGRALGEELSALHAALASPVRPVAAIVGGAKVSTKLQVLENLITRVDRLVLGGGMANTFLLAAGLDVGASLVEADMVDTARAISDKAAAHGCHIDLPVDFLVATELASQVPHRIAMPGDLSADDMILDAGPQSVDAIIAGLAGCRTVVWNGPMGAFEFPPFDSATNAVAKAVAAATKAGETLSVAGGGDTLAALANAGVSDQFSYVSTAGGAFLEWLEGRELPGVEALRHKA from the coding sequence ATGGACGCGCCATTTCTGTTTGTCGACAAGGTGGAAACCGCTGGACGTCGCTGTCTTGTCAGGCTTGATCTCAACGTGCCGCTCGCCGACGGAAAGGTGACCGATGATACACGTATCCGGCGGATTCTTCCCGGGCTTGACGCACTTCGCAAATCCGGGGCCAGACTTGTGCTTCTGACCCATCTTGGCCGTCCAAAGGGCAGGGTGGCACCGGAATTCTCGGTGGCACCGGTGGCCGCGCATCTGGCAGCACTGCTCGGCTGTCCTGTCCCGGTCGAACCAGACCTGCTTGGCCAGGGTGGACGTGATGCCGTTGCCGCGCTGGCCGATGGTGACGTGGTGATGATGGAAAATCTCCGCTTTCATGCAGGCGAAGAGGCCAATGATCCGGCTTTTGCGGCGGCGCTTGCCGAACTTGGCGATATCTATGTTGGTGATGCCTTTTCCTGCACCCACCGCGCGCATGCGTCTGTGGATGCCTTGCCGCGCATGATGTCGGTGGCAACGGCAGGCCGGGCACTTGGCGAGGAATTGTCGGCGCTGCATGCTGCGCTGGCCTCGCCGGTGCGGCCCGTGGCAGCGATTGTCGGCGGGGCAAAGGTGTCGACAAAGCTTCAGGTGCTGGAGAATCTGATCACCAGAGTCGACCGTCTGGTGCTTGGTGGCGGGATGGCCAATACGTTTCTGCTGGCGGCTGGCCTGGATGTGGGGGCGTCGCTTGTCGAGGCGGATATGGTCGACACCGCGCGCGCCATATCCGACAAGGCGGCGGCGCATGGCTGCCATATCGATCTGCCGGTGGATTTTCTGGTCGCCACCGAACTGGCCAGTCAGGTTCCGCATCGCATTGCGATGCCGGGTGATCTGTCTGCCGATGACATGATCCTTGATGCCGGTCCGCAATCCGTGGATGCGATCATTGCCGGGTTGGCGGGATGCCGGACAGTGGTCTGGAATGGCCCGATGGGTGCGTTCGAGTTTCCGCCGTTCGACAGCGCCACCAATGCCGTTGCCAAGGCCGTTGCCGCCGCCACCAAAGCTGGTGAAACGCTGTCGGTCGCCGGGGGTGGTGACACGCTTGCCGCCCTTGCAAATGCGGGTGTCAGCGACCAGTTCTCATATGTGTCTACCGCAGGTGGTGCCTTTCTGGAATGGCTGGAAGGGCGCGAGCTGCCGGGCGTCGAGGCGCTTCGTCACAAAGCGTAA
- the msrA gene encoding peptide-methionine (S)-S-oxide reductase MsrA — MLFGNPFKARMPLMSEALPGRKTAVWDGAPHCVLGTPTMGPFAEPLQEIHLGLGCFWGAERLFWKLDGVFTTAVGYAGGFTPNPTYEEVCSGRTGHTEVVLVAYDPDRLPLSRILKTFFEEHDPTQGYRQGNDIGTQYRSAIFTTSDPQLAIARQMADEYGAALAARGLGEITTEIGPAGPFYYAEDYHQQYLHKVPNGYCGLKGTGVACAG; from the coding sequence ATGCTGTTCGGAAATCCCTTCAAGGCACGAATGCCGTTGATGTCAGAGGCCTTGCCGGGTCGCAAGACCGCGGTCTGGGACGGTGCGCCGCATTGCGTTCTGGGAACGCCGACGATGGGACCGTTTGCGGAGCCCCTTCAGGAAATCCATCTGGGGCTGGGATGTTTCTGGGGTGCCGAACGTCTGTTCTGGAAGCTTGACGGCGTGTTCACGACGGCGGTTGGTTATGCTGGCGGGTTCACCCCGAACCCGACCTATGAGGAAGTATGCTCGGGGCGCACTGGCCATACCGAGGTGGTGTTGGTTGCCTATGATCCGGACAGGCTGCCGCTCAGCCGCATTCTGAAGACGTTCTTTGAAGAGCATGATCCCACGCAGGGCTATCGACAGGGAAATGACATCGGAACGCAGTATCGGTCGGCGATTTTCACAACGTCCGACCCGCAACTCGCTATCGCCCGTCAGATGGCCGACGAGTACGGGGCGGCGCTGGCGGCGCGCGGCCTTGGCGAGATCACAACCGAGATCGGCCCGGCAGGACCGTTCTATTACGCCGAGGATTATCACCAGCAATATCTTCACAAGGTGCCGAACGGCTATTGCGGCCTGAAAGGTACCGGGGTTGCCTGCGCCGGCTAG
- the ykgO gene encoding type B 50S ribosomal protein L36, with protein sequence MKVASSLKTLKSRDRNCQVVRRRGRLYVINKRNPRLKARQG encoded by the coding sequence ATGAAAGTCGCTAGCTCGCTCAAAACTCTCAAGTCGCGTGATCGCAACTGTCAGGTCGTGCGTCGCCGTGGTCGCCTTTATGTGATCAACAAGCGCAACCCACGTCTGAAGGCGCGTCAGGGCTGA
- a CDS encoding FAD-linked oxidase C-terminal domain-containing protein produces the protein MLMPEPDQTVIDRRDDICGALRRMLPNGCVVDSTESMKAFDSDGLSAYRQVPLAVVLPETVDQIAAVMKYCHEQGIKIVPRGAGTSLSGGALPLADAVLLGLGKFNRILEVDYANRCVVAQPGVTNLAITHAVQADGFYYAPDPSSQIACSVGGNVAENSGGVHCLKYGLTTNNLLGVEIVTIEGEILRFGGKHLDSGDYDLLGVMTGSEGLLGVVSEVTLRILQKPATARALLVGFDDTGDAGMAVGDVIGAGIIPAGMEMMDGLAINAAEDFANAGYPREAAALLIIELDGPEVEVDALIDRVETIVRAAGATSVRVSQSEEERNLFWAGRKSAFPAVGRISPDYLCMDGTIPRRRLPDMMRRMNSLSQQYGLRVANVFHAGDGNLHPLILFDANQPGELERAEEFGADILRSCVEMGGVLTGEHGVGVEKRDLMNIQFTEDDLKQQQRLKCAFDPGHLLNPGKVFPNLHRCAELGRLHVHKGKLPHPDLPRF, from the coding sequence ATGTTGATGCCCGAACCAGACCAGACGGTGATTGACCGACGCGATGATATCTGCGGCGCGCTGCGGCGGATGCTTCCCAATGGATGCGTGGTCGATTCCACCGAAAGCATGAAGGCTTTCGATTCTGACGGCTTGTCGGCCTATCGGCAGGTGCCGCTGGCCGTTGTGCTTCCCGAGACCGTCGACCAGATTGCCGCTGTCATGAAATATTGCCATGAACAGGGGATCAAAATCGTGCCGCGTGGGGCCGGTACCTCGCTGTCGGGTGGGGCGCTGCCACTTGCCGATGCGGTTCTTCTTGGGCTTGGCAAGTTCAACCGCATTCTGGAGGTGGATTACGCAAATCGATGCGTTGTCGCGCAGCCTGGCGTGACCAACCTTGCCATCACCCATGCCGTGCAGGCGGACGGGTTCTATTATGCACCCGATCCATCAAGCCAGATTGCCTGTTCGGTTGGCGGCAATGTGGCCGAGAATTCAGGTGGTGTGCATTGTCTGAAATATGGGCTGACAACGAACAACCTTCTTGGTGTGGAAATCGTCACCATCGAGGGGGAGATTCTGCGGTTTGGCGGCAAACATCTTGATTCGGGTGATTACGACCTCCTCGGTGTGATGACAGGGTCGGAAGGCCTGCTTGGCGTTGTCAGCGAGGTGACGCTTCGAATCCTCCAGAAGCCTGCAACGGCACGAGCGCTGCTTGTCGGATTTGATGATACCGGTGATGCCGGTATGGCGGTCGGGGACGTTATCGGGGCGGGGATCATCCCCGCCGGCATGGAAATGATGGATGGTCTTGCCATCAATGCTGCCGAGGATTTTGCGAATGCCGGATATCCGCGTGAAGCGGCGGCGCTGCTGATCATCGAGCTTGATGGTCCCGAGGTTGAGGTTGACGCCCTGATCGACCGTGTCGAGACGATTGTACGTGCCGCCGGCGCGACATCCGTTCGCGTCAGCCAGTCCGAAGAGGAACGCAATCTGTTCTGGGCCGGACGCAAGTCGGCATTCCCGGCTGTTGGCCGGATATCGCCGGATTATCTGTGTATGGATGGCACCATTCCCCGGCGCCGTCTTCCCGACATGATGCGGCGCATGAATTCGCTGAGCCAGCAATATGGGCTGCGCGTTGCAAATGTATTCCATGCCGGCGACGGCAATCTTCATCCTTTGATCCTGTTCGACGCCAACCAGCCCGGAGAATTGGAACGGGCTGAGGAATTTGGCGCTGATATCCTTCGCAGCTGCGTTGAAATGGGTGGTGTGCTGACGGGCGAACATGGTGTCGGGGTTGAAAAACGCGACCTGATGAACATCCAGTTCACAGAAGATGACCTGAAACAGCAGCAGCGTCTGAAATGCGCCTTTGATCCGGGGCATCTTTTGAACCCCGGCAAGGTGTTCCCGAACCTTCATCGCTGTGCCGAACTGGGCCGGCTTCATGTCCACAAGGGCAAGTTACCGCATCCCGATCTGCCAAGATTCTAG